The following proteins are co-located in the Legionella busanensis genome:
- the scpB gene encoding SMC-Scp complex subunit ScpB, giving the protein MTNNELKNIIEALLMSSENPLTLDQIIDTFEIWQKPAHNLIKKILHELDLDYANRSIELVELASGYCIQTRAQYGPWISRLQADRPPKYSKALLETLAIIAYQQPVTRADIEAIRGVSVSTSILKTLLEREWIRVGGYRDVPGKPAVYITTKQFLDYFNLSTIEQLPPLEDNTALTDSSQIFAKEYT; this is encoded by the coding sequence ATGACTAATAATGAATTAAAAAACATTATTGAAGCCCTGTTAATGAGTTCGGAAAACCCTTTAACACTTGATCAAATCATAGATACTTTTGAAATTTGGCAAAAACCTGCTCACAATTTAATTAAAAAAATTTTGCATGAATTAGATTTAGACTATGCTAACCGCTCAATCGAGCTAGTAGAACTTGCAAGTGGTTATTGTATTCAAACTCGAGCACAATATGGCCCCTGGATAAGTCGTCTCCAAGCTGATAGACCACCTAAATATTCAAAGGCTTTATTAGAAACCTTAGCCATTATTGCTTACCAACAACCCGTGACTCGTGCTGATATAGAAGCAATTAGGGGCGTTAGTGTAAGTACTTCAATATTAAAGACATTACTTGAGAGGGAGTGGATAAGGGTTGGTGGTTATCGGGATGTACCTGGAAAACCAGCTGTTTATATAACTACCAAGCAATTTTTAGATTATTTTAACTTATCAACGATTGAACAATTACCTCCTTTAGAAGACAATACCGCGCTTACAGATAGCTCACAAATATTTGCCAAAGAGTACACTTAA
- a CDS encoding segregation and condensation protein A, with amino-acid sequence MIADKEQLAPTIATVSGKPFTQMPADLFIPPDALELLLESFSGPFDLLLYLIRRQNIDIMDIPIAIITEQYMHYIQLMAENRLELVAEYLVMAAMLAEIKSRLLLPKNPSLVEEAEADPRLALVQQLQRYEQFKQAAELLDALPRCERDNFRFDIKSQGLSHVIYHPEVSLLNLMKAMLGLIEQQNHKGTHRITKETLSVKERILWVLEKVHKDKSTTFVELLIFKEGRMGIIVTLLAILELARQTLLTITQIENFSSIRLERQSND; translated from the coding sequence ATGATTGCTGATAAAGAACAATTAGCGCCCACTATTGCAACTGTAAGCGGTAAACCGTTTACTCAAATGCCAGCTGACCTTTTTATTCCACCTGATGCTTTAGAATTATTATTAGAGTCATTCAGTGGACCTTTTGATTTATTGTTATATTTAATTCGGCGACAAAATATCGATATTATGGATATTCCAATTGCTATAATAACAGAGCAATATATGCATTATATACAGCTAATGGCGGAGAATCGCTTAGAGTTAGTAGCTGAGTATTTAGTCATGGCAGCCATGCTTGCAGAAATTAAATCAAGGCTTTTATTGCCTAAAAATCCTAGTTTGGTTGAAGAAGCGGAAGCAGATCCGCGACTTGCATTAGTACAGCAATTGCAACGTTACGAACAATTTAAGCAAGCTGCTGAACTGTTAGATGCTTTACCACGTTGTGAGCGTGATAACTTTCGTTTTGATATAAAATCGCAAGGATTATCACATGTTATTTACCATCCTGAAGTTTCCCTGCTCAATTTAATGAAAGCGATGCTAGGGTTAATCGAACAACAAAACCATAAAGGTACGCATCGTATTACTAAAGAGACACTCTCAGTTAAAGAACGCATCCTCTGGGTTTTAGAAAAAGTACATAAAGATAAATCTACTACCTTTGTTGAACTTTTAATTTTTAAAGAGGGGCGTATGGGGATTATAGTCACTTTATTGGCTATTTTAGAATTAGCTAGACAAACGCTCTTAACTATTACGCAAATAGAGAACTTCTCTTCTATCCGGCTTGAGAGGCAAAGTAATGACTAA
- a CDS encoding tryptophan--tRNA ligase, which translates to MSALFNLNKRVVSGMRASGRLHLGHYHGVLKNWLTLQHQYDCYFFVADWHGLTTHYDDPGYIETIIWDMIIDWLACGINPSLCKLFIQSWVPEHAELHLLLSMITPLGWLERVPTFKDQQEKLRDKDLATYGFLGYPLLQSADVLLYKASYVPVGEDQISHIELIREIARRFNFLYGREPNFEALAQEAITRMGKKNSKLYTELRKQFQQDGNFDALNTAQALLTNQHNLSLGDKERLLGYLDGSGKIILPEPQPLLTEMPKMPGIDGQKMSKSYNNTISLREEPASVERKILTMPTDPARIKRTDPGEPEKCPVWQFHKIYSSEDVKDWAQTGCRTAGIGCIECKRPIIDAINQELKTIQTSIQDFESDFGSVKQIIAEGSDAARDEANRTLKDVREVMGLDY; encoded by the coding sequence ATGTCTGCTTTATTTAATTTAAATAAAAGAGTGGTTTCCGGTATGCGTGCCAGTGGTCGTTTGCATCTTGGTCATTATCATGGCGTACTGAAAAATTGGCTTACTTTACAACATCAATATGATTGTTATTTTTTTGTTGCTGACTGGCATGGTTTAACAACTCATTATGATGATCCTGGTTATATTGAGACAATCATCTGGGATATGATTATTGATTGGCTAGCCTGTGGAATTAACCCTAGTTTATGTAAGCTTTTTATTCAATCCTGGGTTCCAGAGCATGCCGAATTACATCTCCTCTTATCTATGATAACACCCCTTGGTTGGCTAGAGCGTGTTCCAACATTTAAAGATCAACAAGAAAAGTTACGTGATAAAGATCTTGCTACTTATGGATTCTTAGGGTATCCCTTGTTGCAAAGTGCAGATGTGTTACTTTATAAGGCATCGTATGTTCCCGTAGGAGAAGATCAAATATCTCATATTGAGCTTATTCGTGAAATAGCTCGTCGTTTTAATTTTTTATATGGTCGTGAACCTAATTTTGAAGCGTTAGCTCAAGAAGCCATAACAAGAATGGGGAAAAAAAATAGCAAATTATATACTGAATTACGAAAGCAGTTTCAGCAAGATGGTAATTTTGATGCATTAAATACAGCACAAGCGCTTCTAACTAATCAACATAATTTATCTTTAGGAGACAAAGAACGACTTTTAGGCTACTTAGATGGTTCTGGTAAAATTATATTGCCCGAACCCCAGCCCTTATTAACTGAAATGCCTAAAATGCCCGGAATTGATGGGCAAAAGATGTCAAAATCCTATAATAATACAATTAGCTTGAGAGAAGAGCCTGCATCTGTTGAACGTAAAATTTTGACTATGCCCACAGATCCCGCTCGAATCAAGCGAACTGATCCAGGTGAGCCAGAAAAGTGCCCAGTCTGGCAATTTCATAAAATATATTCTTCTGAGGACGTTAAAGATTGGGCTCAAACGGGATGTCGGACTGCTGGTATAGGATGTATAGAGTGTAAGCGGCCAATCATAGATGCTATTAATCAAGAATTAAAAACAATTCAAACATCTATTCAAGATTTTGAATCCGACTTTGGCTCAGTAAAGCAAATTATAGCCGAAGGTAGCGATGCGGCACGAGATGAGGCAAATAGAACACTAAAGGATGTACGTGAAGTGATGGGCCTTGATTACTAA
- a CDS encoding L-threonylcarbamoyladenylate synthase gives MSQFFAIHPDNPQARLLRQAAKIIEDGGLIAYPTDSGYALGCKLANKSALERIRLLRHLDKNHNMTLVCRDLSQLGTYARVSNPIFRLLKAFTPGSYTFILQATHEVPRLMLHPKRRTLGLRIPDNTITLALLEHFHAPLMSTSLILPGAQAPLSQPEAIQDILGSRIDLIIDGGNCGYEPTTVVDLTGDYPAILREGKGDPEPFR, from the coding sequence ATGAGCCAATTTTTTGCAATTCATCCTGATAATCCGCAGGCACGTTTATTAAGACAGGCTGCAAAGATTATTGAAGATGGGGGCTTAATTGCTTACCCAACCGACTCGGGTTATGCATTAGGCTGTAAGCTGGCTAATAAAAGTGCTTTAGAGCGAATAAGGCTTTTAAGGCATTTAGATAAAAATCATAATATGACCTTAGTGTGTCGTGATCTGTCGCAATTGGGTACTTATGCCCGCGTTTCAAATCCTATATTTCGTTTATTAAAAGCCTTTACTCCTGGTTCTTATACCTTTATTTTACAAGCGACCCATGAGGTTCCTCGATTAATGTTACACCCTAAACGACGAACATTAGGTCTGCGTATTCCTGACAATACCATTACATTAGCATTATTAGAGCATTTTCATGCACCCCTAATGAGTACATCATTAATCCTACCGGGTGCGCAGGCTCCCTTAAGTCAACCTGAAGCTATACAGGATATTTTAGGTAGTAGAATTGATTTAATTATTGATGGAGGGAATTGTGGTTATGAACCAACTACCGTGGTTGATTTAACAGGTGATTACCCCGCCATTTTAAGGGAGGGTAAGGGTGACCCAGAACCTTTTAGATAA
- a CDS encoding PHP domain-containing protein, with amino-acid sequence MIDLHCHSYFSDGLLSPKELIEKANSINLRVMALTDHDTIEGVKNLLKIKNDYSVKIITGIEFSTRWKKYDIHIIGLGVDIANYFFNDLINKQNNNRINRAKKISEKLADIGVNNAFERACQLAGHDRIGRPHFARLCVEDAKAIDIQAAFKQYLCRGKPAYVETPWISVAEAVEGIIKAGGQAVLAHPLKYQLTQTKLRELIKEFKQAGGEGLEVVSGNISLDQMNNVVALCRYFELLASTGSDYHGDSLSRISLGRQPQLPLNCTPIWHNWNI; translated from the coding sequence ATGATTGACCTGCACTGCCACAGCTACTTTTCCGATGGTCTTCTTTCTCCTAAAGAGTTAATTGAGAAGGCTAATTCAATTAACTTGCGTGTGATGGCTTTAACTGACCATGATACTATTGAAGGTGTAAAGAATTTATTAAAAATAAAAAATGATTATTCTGTAAAAATTATCACCGGTATTGAATTTAGTACGCGCTGGAAAAAATATGATATTCATATCATTGGCTTAGGTGTAGATATTGCTAATTATTTCTTTAATGATTTAATTAATAAGCAAAATAATAACCGCATTAATCGAGCTAAAAAAATTTCAGAAAAACTAGCTGATATTGGTGTTAATAATGCTTTTGAAAGAGCTTGCCAGCTTGCTGGTCATGATAGAATTGGTCGACCACATTTTGCTAGATTATGCGTTGAAGACGCTAAAGCGATTGATATTCAAGCTGCTTTCAAGCAGTATTTGTGTCGAGGTAAGCCAGCTTACGTAGAAACACCATGGATTTCTGTTGCTGAAGCAGTAGAAGGAATAATTAAAGCCGGCGGGCAGGCTGTTTTAGCGCATCCATTAAAGTATCAGTTAACTCAAACTAAATTACGAGAGTTAATTAAAGAATTTAAGCAAGCAGGTGGTGAGGGATTAGAAGTAGTATCAGGAAATATAAGCTTAGATCAAATGAATAATGTTGTTGCCCTTTGTAGGTATTTTGAATTATTAGCCTCAACCGGTTCAGATTATCATGGTGATTCCTTATCTCGTATTTCTCTTGGACGACAACCACAACTACCGCTAAACTGTACGCCTATTTGGCATAACTGGAATATCTGA
- a CDS encoding PhoH family protein, with protein MILHTNSPANLLRAKSIIQELYRLAEQPISPDTVQSLLTFEDNETIMRTINSIKLSRKVILPRNSKQAEYLTSIDKNDIIFAVGPAGTGKTYLAVSKAIECFEKGEVQRLVFVRPAVEAGEKLGFLPGDLVEKVLPYLRPIYDAIYEMLGFKEAQKLIQNDVIEILPLAFMRGRTLNDAFIILDEAQNTTIMQMKMFLTRMGFGSKAVVTGDMTQVDLPKGTQSGLSHAVNLFKDLNEISIHTFTSREVVRHPLISRIVESYDEEAEGKNG; from the coding sequence TTGATTTTACATACTAACTCTCCTGCCAATTTACTCCGTGCAAAATCTATTATTCAAGAGTTATATCGCCTTGCTGAACAGCCAATTAGCCCAGATACTGTACAGTCTCTACTCACTTTTGAGGACAATGAAACTATTATGAGAACAATTAATTCTATTAAATTAAGTCGAAAAGTTATTTTACCTAGGAATAGTAAACAAGCTGAATACTTAACCAGTATTGATAAAAATGATATAATTTTTGCTGTAGGGCCTGCGGGTACTGGTAAAACATATCTCGCTGTATCTAAAGCAATAGAATGTTTTGAAAAAGGCGAAGTACAACGTCTAGTGTTTGTCAGGCCAGCAGTTGAAGCAGGTGAAAAACTGGGCTTTCTACCGGGTGATTTAGTTGAAAAGGTTCTTCCTTATTTACGGCCTATTTATGATGCAATTTATGAAATGTTAGGATTTAAAGAGGCACAAAAATTAATTCAAAATGATGTCATTGAAATTCTTCCCCTTGCTTTTATGCGCGGACGAACGTTAAACGACGCATTTATAATTTTAGATGAAGCGCAAAATACTACGATTATGCAAATGAAAATGTTTCTTACCCGAATGGGATTTGGTTCTAAGGCAGTTGTAACGGGTGATATGACTCAAGTCGATTTACCCAAAGGAACTCAATCAGGACTTTCCCATGCTGTTAACCTATTTAAAGATTTAAATGAAATTAGCATTCATACATTTACTAGTCGTGAAGTGGTCAGACATCCATTAATTTCTCGTATTGTAGAGAGTTATGATGAAGAAGCGGAGGGGAAAAATGGATGA
- the ybeY gene encoding rRNA maturation RNase YbeY: MMKKRRGKMDDCCLDLDKYIDIQVACKKPLPIVENILCDWVNLTLRELNETAELTLRLVEIQEIAELNKNYRKKDKPTNVLAFPSNLPKEIQLECPFLGDIVICPDVLEQESKEQEIELEAHWAHIVIHGVLHLLGYDHIKEKEAHIMQQMEIKLLATLGYANPYQQEDAICE; this comes from the coding sequence ATGATGAAGAAGCGGAGGGGAAAAATGGATGATTGTTGTTTAGATTTAGACAAATATATTGACATTCAGGTTGCCTGCAAAAAACCTCTACCTATTGTTGAAAATATTTTATGTGATTGGGTTAATCTTACTTTAAGAGAATTAAATGAAACAGCAGAACTAACGTTACGGCTTGTTGAAATACAAGAAATCGCTGAATTAAATAAAAATTATCGAAAAAAAGATAAACCAACTAATGTTTTGGCTTTTCCAAGTAATTTACCTAAAGAAATTCAATTAGAATGCCCTTTTTTAGGCGATATTGTCATTTGCCCAGACGTTTTAGAACAAGAAAGTAAAGAGCAAGAAATAGAGCTAGAAGCTCACTGGGCACATATTGTCATCCATGGTGTACTTCACTTATTAGGATATGATCATATTAAAGAGAAAGAAGCTCATATAATGCAACAGATGGAAATTAAATTATTAGCAACCTTAGGTTATGCTAATCCCTATCAACAAGAGGATGCGATTTGTGAATAA
- a CDS encoding HlyC/CorC family transporter → MNKVDDANSWFMRLKQFLQVEPQNQEELISLLRDAQIRSLINAETLGMIEGVIQFSQMKVRDIMLPKKQMTTISQDDNFEKVIEIVTSSGHSRFPVTGDNPDDVIGILHAKDLLKFYANNAGEFDLSDIVRQATFVPESKRLDLLLSDFRSNRNHMALVVDEYGTVNGFVTIEDIIEQIIGDIEDEFDVDEEAYIKEHGDSHYIIKAHMPIEEFNEYLGAHFSDEIYDTIGGIVMANFGYLPKRGEVTIIDQFEFKVINADARRIKLLSCFDKRTNTVDTTDSLYQDNLPTFSKQKG, encoded by the coding sequence GTGAATAAAGTAGACGATGCTAATTCGTGGTTTATGCGTTTAAAACAATTCCTGCAAGTTGAGCCACAAAATCAGGAAGAATTAATTAGCTTATTACGTGATGCTCAAATTCGCTCACTTATTAATGCTGAAACATTAGGCATGATTGAGGGCGTTATTCAATTCTCGCAAATGAAAGTACGAGATATTATGTTGCCTAAAAAGCAAATGACAACCATTTCACAAGATGATAATTTTGAAAAGGTAATAGAAATTGTAACAAGTTCTGGCCACTCTCGATTCCCAGTAACAGGCGATAATCCTGATGATGTTATCGGCATTTTACATGCTAAGGATTTGTTAAAGTTTTATGCAAATAATGCTGGTGAGTTTGACTTAAGTGATATTGTCCGACAAGCAACTTTCGTACCGGAAAGTAAACGTTTAGATCTTCTTTTAAGTGACTTTCGAAGCAATCGTAATCATATGGCCTTGGTGGTTGATGAATATGGTACAGTCAATGGCTTTGTAACCATTGAAGATATTATTGAACAAATAATTGGCGATATAGAAGACGAGTTTGATGTTGACGAAGAAGCCTATATTAAGGAACATGGCGACTCACATTATATTATTAAAGCTCACATGCCTATTGAAGAATTTAATGAGTATTTAGGTGCACACTTTAGTGATGAAATCTATGATACAATTGGCGGTATTGTTATGGCTAATTTTGGTTACCTACCTAAACGAGGCGAAGTAACTATCATCGATCAATTTGAATTTAAAGTTATTAATGCGGATGCAAGACGAATTAAATTATTAAGTTGTTTTGATAAACGCACTAATACTGTTGATACAACAGATAGCTTATATCAAGACAATTTACCTACCTTTTCCAAACAGAAAGGATAA
- the cpxR gene encoding two-component system response regulator CpxR, with amino-acid sequence MNSNILIVDDDIELTDLLEQYLEPEGFNVICVHDGESAVKKALNQSFDAIILDVMLPRLNGFEVLKAIREHLETPVLMLTARGDDIDRIVGLEIGADDYLPKPCNPRELVARLRAILRRTQKIPAQRPIIELHNIVVDCSKRLATHHGQPMELTNAEFNILEMLIKSPGQAFSKEELTEYALGRKYTAYDRSIDVHISNLRNKLGDNDQGEPLVKTVRGFGYMFNA; translated from the coding sequence ATGAACAGTAACATTTTAATTGTTGATGATGATATAGAGCTTACTGATTTATTAGAACAATATCTTGAACCAGAAGGTTTTAACGTTATTTGTGTTCATGATGGAGAAAGTGCTGTCAAGAAAGCTTTAAATCAATCTTTTGATGCGATTATTTTAGATGTGATGTTACCTAGGTTAAATGGTTTTGAAGTGTTAAAGGCTATCCGTGAACATCTGGAAACACCTGTACTAATGCTTACTGCTCGTGGTGATGATATTGATCGCATCGTTGGCTTAGAAATTGGGGCAGATGATTATTTACCTAAGCCTTGCAATCCACGGGAATTAGTTGCCAGACTACGGGCAATTTTACGTCGAACTCAAAAAATACCCGCACAACGACCCATTATTGAGCTACATAATATTGTAGTTGATTGTTCTAAAAGATTAGCAACCCATCATGGGCAACCTATGGAGTTAACTAATGCAGAATTTAATATTTTAGAAATGTTAATAAAATCACCAGGTCAAGCATTCTCGAAAGAAGAGTTAACTGAATATGCACTAGGTCGAAAGTATACAGCTTATGATCGAAGTATTGACGTTCATATCAGTAATCTTCGCAATAAGTTAGGTGATAATGATCAAGGTGAGCCCCTCGTTAAAACTGTCCGGGGGTTTGGATATATGTTTAATGCGTAG